The DNA segment CGCCGTCGAGGTCGAGACAGACCTGGGTGGCGGTGGTCTGCCGCATCATCCGGCGCCCCCAGGGGCCGATCGCGTCGAAGTGCGCCTGCATGGCGCGGTACCGGGGGGCGGAGTTCTGCAGCCCGATGGTGTCGAGGTCGTGCCACGGCGAGACCGCGGCGCTGACCAGGCTGATGCCCTCCCGATCGGCGCACCGCCGCAGCCGCTCGACGAGGACGGAGGCCGCCTCCAGCGCCCCGGCGGCGCTGGCCGCGGGGGCGGGGCTGAGCTCCACCTGGCCGCCCGGCTCGAAGCTGAGGCGGGCCAGGCCGCTGAGGCCGGGATCGTGGGCGAGTGCCCGGCGCATCGCGTCGATCGAGACCGGGGTGGGGGTTCCCTCCTCGATGCGGACCGGGAGCAGCTCGATCTCGACGCCGACCCGTCCCGGCCCACCCGGTGCCCTCCCCGCGGGGAGGAAGAGGGCGTGCACCCTTCGTTCCAGGGCCGGCGCCCTGGTGACCCTCTGGGCGACGGTCACGTCGGGACCGCCGGGGCCCGGCGGCGGTGTCGCGCCATCGTCGTGGCGCGATCGCACGCGATCAGCAGGACCGGCATCGTCTCCTCCAGGCATTCGGGACCGGCCGGGTGAGAGGGCCCGGCGACGACTTCTCACGAATGATAGGCAGACGTACCTTTCCGTCCGATGAAGAAGTTGGTCTGCGGACCACGGCCGCGCCCGGCCTGCTGCTGGCGGCGGCCACCGCCGCCCGGCTCGCGCCCGGCTGATCCGCCGCTGGTGGAGACCCTCGGAGTTGCTGGGGTGATCTGACACCGACAGAACAGCCGGACGCACGGCCGCCGCCGCGACGGGCCACTGGACCCGTCGCGACGGCCGGCCGCCCCCCTCGCCCCGCGCTACTCGGCCGCGACCGGCTCCTCGGTCTCGGACTCCTCAGCCCCGGACTCGGACGCGGGGGCCTCAGCCTCGCCCTCCGCCTCGGGGGCCCCAGCCTCGCCCTCCGCCTCGGGCGCCTCAGCCTCGGACGCCGCCTCGGGGGCCTCCGCCTCGCCCTCCGCCGCGGGCGCCTCGGCCTCGGGCTCGGCAACCGCGACCGTCCCCTCCTCCGTGCCCTCCTCCTCGGACTCCTCGGCACGCGCGTCGACGTCGTCGGTCATGTTCCCACCTCCCAGTCCCCCCGTCCGTCGACGCTGCAACGCCATGCGGAGAGGGAGAGCCGCCGGGACATTATCGCCCCGTCCGGACGGCTCCGCAAGTATCTGCCGGGGTTGGCGTGAACCTGGGGTGTCCGGCGGGCCGCCGTCGAGGGAGCCCCGCTCCAGCGGTGGAGCGGGGCCCTGGACGGATGGTGGGATGCGGAGGTGAACCGGACGCGGCCGGGGTGGAGGAGGGGCGACTGCCCGATGGCTGTGGCTGAAAGTGTTGACAGGGCTGGGTTTTCCAGCGCCCGAGCAGTCGGTGCGCGGGCGCCGGTCGGCGCCCTCGTCAGCCGCACGCTGCGGGCGGTGGTGCCCGGGTCGCCCGCGGCGATGCGCCGCGACAGCGCTCGCCGGTGCGGGCCACCGTGTCCTGTCTCAGCCTGGCTCCGGCGCGCCGCCACCGGTGACGGCCTGCGCCCTGATCATCGTTCCCTTCCTCGTCTGCCCGCCATGGGCATGCCGTTGAAACGCGGGATTGCCGCAGGTATTGCACCGCCGGGGGAATCGACCTCCGGGAAGCCAACACAACCTCCAAGGCCAACGCCGCCGCACCGGCGGCGGACGCCGGCGGCGGAACAGTCGCGGCCGCACCGCGTGCACTCAGCGGCCGGCCGGGAGGCCCATCGTCGACCAGCGCTCGGCCCGAGCGCGAAGCATGGCGAGGGCGTCCTCACCGCGGATCGAGGCGTCGAGCAGCTCGACCGGGTGGAAGAGCGGCAGCGGGGTGCGGCGGGCGCCGAGGTGGCTGCCGATCTGCAGCAGGCAGCCGGGGTTGGCGGCGGCGACCGCCTCGGGCGCCGCCTCGTGCAGCCGGGCCGCGGTGCGCCGGCCCAGCTCGCCCGCGGCCTCGGGCTCGACCAGGTTGTAGATCCCGGCGCTGCCGCAGCAGGCCTCGCCGGGCGCGACCGCGACCAGCTCGAGGCCGGGGATCGCGGCGAGCAGCGCGCGGGGCTGCTCACGCACCCCCTGGGCATGGGCGAGGTGGCAGGCGTCGTGGTACGCGAGCCGCACCGGCAGCGGTGACAGCGGCGGCGGGTTCCCCAGCTCGGCGAGCAGCTCGCTGATGTCGCGGACGGAGGCGGCGAGCCGGGCCGCCCGCGCCGCCCACAGCGGGTCGTCGGCGAGCAGCTCGCCGTACTCCTTGAGCGTCGACCCGCAGCCCGCCGAGGTGACCGCGAGCCGGTCGGCGCCGGTGTGCTCGAGCCGCTCGATCAGGGTGCGCGCCCGCCGCAGCGCCGCGGCCTCCCGCCCGGAGTGCATCTCCAGCGCGCCGCAGCAGGGCTGCGCCGGCGGGGTGACCACCTCGCAACCCCAGGCGGCGAGCACCCGGGCGGCGGCGGCGTTCACCTCGGGGAAGAAGGCGTGCTGGACGCAGCCGCTGAGCATCGCCACCCGCATCCGCGGCGCTGCCCGCGCGGGCAGCCGCGCCGGAGGGTCCGCACCCAGCGCGGCGGCGTCGAGCGGCGGCGCCAGCGCCTCGATCAGGCGCAGCCGGCGGGGCAGCCGGGCGAGCACCCCGCTGCGGCGCAGCCGGTCGCGGACACCGCTGCGCTGGTACAGGAGGAGCCCGCGGGCGAGCACCCGCATCCGGCGCGGGTGGGGAAGGAACGCGAACAGCGCGTCGCGGAGCAGGCGGTCGGCGGTGGGGCGCCGCCAGCGCCGCTCCACCTGCTGCCGGGTCTGCTCGATGAGCCGGTCGTAGCGCACCCCCGACGGGCAGGCGGGCACGCAGGCCATGCAGCCGAGGCACCGGTCCCAGTGCCGCACCAGGCCGGCGGTGAGGTCGACGGTGCCGGTGAGCGCGGCGTCCATCAGCAGGATGCGTCCCCGCGGCGAGTCCGCCTCCTCGCCCCAGAGCTGGTAGGTGGGACAGGCCTGGAGGCAGAACCCGCAGTGCACGCAGTCGTCGAGCAGCGCGCGCGCCGGCGGATGGTGGGCGTCGAAGGCGCCGGTGACGGTCACGCCGTCTCCTCGTCGCCGAGGGCGCGACCCGGGGCGAGCACCCCGGCGGGGTCGAGCGAGCGCTTGAGCGCGCGCATCAGCGCCACCTCGGGGCCGTCCCCGGCAGGCAGGGCCACGCCGGCGAGCCCGGGGCCGCCGCGGTGCAGCACCAGGTGGCCGCCGAGCCGCTCGACTGCGGCGCGCAGCTGCGCCACCACCTCCGGCCGCTCGGGCAGGCGCGCCTCCGCCACCCCGAGCGGGGCCCGCACCACCATCTCCACGGCGTACGCGGAGGCGAGCTCGAGCAGCTCGGCGAGCCGGGTGCGCGGCACCGCCAGCCCCGCCACCGCGCCCTCGCCGCGCCACGGCCGCACCGCGAGCGCGGCATCGAGCGCCTCCGCCTCGGCGCCGTCGAGGACGCGCGCGCCGGTGAGCCCGGCGAGTGCCGCGGCCTGCTCGTCGACCGCCTCCTCGGTCCCGTCGACGCGCAGCCGGGCGGTGGCGTCGGGCCAGCAGACGTCGGCGGCGCTGAGCACCACCGGCGCGGTGCGCAGCAGGTCGGACAGCGCCGCCAGCCGCGCCGGCGAGGCGCGCTCGAGCAGCAGGCTGCGGCTGGCCGGTGGCAGCGGGTGGAGGCGCACGGTCACCTCGGTGATCACCGCCAGCGTGCCCAGCGACCCCACCAGCAGGCGGGTGACGTCGTAGCCGGCGACGTTCTTCACCACCCGTCCGCCGCTGTGCCCCACGGTGCCGTCGCCGAGCACGAAGCGGGCGCCGATGACCAGGTCGCGGGCGGTGCCGTAGCGCACCCGCAGGGGGCCGGCGGCGGCGGTGGCGACGAGGCCGCCGACGGTCTGGGCGCCGGGCTGCGGGGGGTCGAGCGGCAGCCACTGCCGGTGCCCGGGCGCGGCGGCGAGGACCTCGCGCAGCTCGTCCAGCGGCGTGCCCGCCCGCACCGTGCAGACCAGGTCGCCGGGGGCGTGCTCGACCACGCCGCGCAGCCGTGAGGTGTCGAGGACGGCGTCGCAGCGCCGCGGCGTCCGTCCCCAGCCCTGCCGGGTGCCGGCGCCGCGCACCACCAGGGCGAGGCCGGCGCGATGCGCCGCGGAGCAGACCGCGGCCACCGCGGCCTCGTCGACGGGGCTCACCACCGCGGCCGGGACGAGGCCGCCCACCGCGTCCGCGGCCGTCCCCTCGCGCACCGCGTCCTCGCCGGCGGCGCGCTCCAGCAGGGTCCGCGCCGGTGCCGCGGCGGTGCTCACAGCCGCTCCGCCAGGCCGGCGGTCTCGATGGGATGGGCGCGGTAGGGGCCGGGCACCTCGCCGCAGAGCCGCGGCGTGGGCAGCAGCTTGCCGGGGTTGCAGAGGCCCTCCGGGTCGAAGGCGTCGCGCACCCGGGCCATCACCGCGAGCGCATCGGCGCTGAACATCCGGGGCATGTGGCAGGCCTTGTCGAGACCGACGCCGTGCTCGCCGGTGATCGATCCGCCCTCGGCGAGGCAGAGGTCGAGGATGCGGCCGGCCAGCTCCAGCGCCCGCTCCGACTGGCCGGGCACGTTGCCGTCGTAGCAGACCAGGGGGTGGAGGTTGCCGTCGCCGGCGTGGAACACGTTGCCGACGCGCAGCCCGAACTCGAGCTCGAGCTCGCGGATGCCGCGGAGCACCGGTCCCAGCCGGGTGCGCGGGATCACGCCGTCCTGCACGTAGTAGTCGGGGCTCACCCTGCCCATCGCGGCGAAGGCGGCCCGCCGCCCCTTCCAGAGCAGGGCGCGCTCGGCGGCGGTGGTGGCCACCCGCGCCCCCGATCCTCCCGCCTCCCGGCAGATCCGGTCGACCGCGGCCAGAACCGTCCGGCACTCGGCCTCGGGACCGTCGATCTCGACCAGCAGCAGCGCCTCGCAGTCGGGATAGCCGGCGTTGACCGCGGCCTCGGCGGCCTCGATGGTGAGCCGGTCCATCATCTCCACCGCGGCCGGGAGGATGCCCTCTGCGACGATCGCCGAGACCGCGGCGCCCGCCGCCTCCATGGAGTCGAAGGCGGCGAGGGTGGTGATGCAGGCGGGCGGGCGGGGCACCAGCCGGAGGATCACCTCGGTGACGATGCCGAGCGTCCCCTCGCTGCCCACCACCACCCCGAGCAGATCGTACCCGGGCGGGTCGGCGACGGCCCCGCCGAGCCGGACCACCTCGCCGCCGGGGCAGACCATGGTCACCCCGCAGACGTGGTGGAGGGTGAAGCCGTACTTGAGGCAGTGGGCGCCGCCGCTGTTCTCGGCGACGTTGCCGCCGATGCTGCAGACCGCGC comes from the Candidatus Dormiibacterota bacterium genome and includes:
- a CDS encoding heterodisulfide reductase-related iron-sulfur binding cluster; amino-acid sequence: MTVTGAFDAHHPPARALLDDCVHCGFCLQACPTYQLWGEEADSPRGRILLMDAALTGTVDLTAGLVRHWDRCLGCMACVPACPSGVRYDRLIEQTRQQVERRWRRPTADRLLRDALFAFLPHPRRMRVLARGLLLYQRSGVRDRLRRSGVLARLPRRLRLIEALAPPLDAAALGADPPARLPARAAPRMRVAMLSGCVQHAFFPEVNAAAARVLAAWGCEVVTPPAQPCCGALEMHSGREAAALRRARTLIERLEHTGADRLAVTSAGCGSTLKEYGELLADDPLWAARAARLAASVRDISELLAELGNPPPLSPLPVRLAYHDACHLAHAQGVREQPRALLAAIPGLELVAVAPGEACCGSAGIYNLVEPEAAGELGRRTAARLHEAAPEAVAAANPGCLLQIGSHLGARRTPLPLFHPVELLDASIRGEDALAMLRARAERWSTMGLPAGR
- a CDS encoding FAD-binding protein, coding for MSTAAAPARTLLERAAGEDAVREGTAADAVGGLVPAAVVSPVDEAAVAAVCSAAHRAGLALVVRGAGTRQGWGRTPRRCDAVLDTSRLRGVVEHAPGDLVCTVRAGTPLDELREVLAAAPGHRQWLPLDPPQPGAQTVGGLVATAAAGPLRVRYGTARDLVIGARFVLGDGTVGHSGGRVVKNVAGYDVTRLLVGSLGTLAVITEVTVRLHPLPPASRSLLLERASPARLAALSDLLRTAPVVLSAADVCWPDATARLRVDGTEEAVDEQAAALAGLTGARVLDGAEAEALDAALAVRPWRGEGAVAGLAVPRTRLAELLELASAYAVEMVVRAPLGVAEARLPERPEVVAQLRAAVERLGGHLVLHRGGPGLAGVALPAGDGPEVALMRALKRSLDPAGVLAPGRALGDEETA
- a CDS encoding FAD-linked oxidase C-terminal domain-containing protein; the encoded protein is MDPDVIARLRAAVGAGAVLTEPAAVRAYECDGLTGHRAVPAAVVLPLTTEETAAAVRILHGAGIPYVARGSGTGLSGGAVAISDGVVICLARMRSVLAVDIANERVTVQPGVTNLAVSEAVAGHGYFYAPDPSSGAVCSIGGNVAENSGGAHCLKYGFTLHHVCGVTMVCPGGEVVRLGGAVADPPGYDLLGVVVGSEGTLGIVTEVILRLVPRPPACITTLAAFDSMEAAGAAVSAIVAEGILPAAVEMMDRLTIEAAEAAVNAGYPDCEALLLVEIDGPEAECRTVLAAVDRICREAGGSGARVATTAAERALLWKGRRAAFAAMGRVSPDYYVQDGVIPRTRLGPVLRGIRELELEFGLRVGNVFHAGDGNLHPLVCYDGNVPGQSERALELAGRILDLCLAEGGSITGEHGVGLDKACHMPRMFSADALAVMARVRDAFDPEGLCNPGKLLPTPRLCGEVPGPYRAHPIETAGLAERL